The window CTTGGGGTCTAGGGGTAGGTGCTACAGTAGGTCGCTAGTAGTTGATTAAAGACCAGTCTTCGGGGTCTAGGGGTAGGTGCTACAGTAGGTCGCTAGTAGTTGATTAAAGACAAGTCTTGGGGGTCTAGGAGTAGGTGCATGGTCACTAGTAGTTGATTAAAGACCAGTCTTGGGGGTCTAGGAGTAGGTGCATGGTCACTAGTAGTTGATTAAAGACCAGTCTTGGGGGTCTAGGTGTAGGTGCATGGTCACTAGTAGTTGATTAAAGACCAGTCTTGGGGGTCTAGGTGTAGGTGCATGGTCACTAGTAGTTGATTAAAGACAAGGCCTATGGACATTACCAGTGGCGATGTCGAAACAGGTGGTGTGGAACTTTCCCATATAGAACTCAAGGCCGATGATGGCGAACATCAGAATGGCCACAAAGAGAAGCAGTCCGATCTGCAGCAGGGGGATCATAGCCTTCATGATGGACTTGAGTACCACCTGCAGGCCTGGAGGACACAGTGCAGATGGTCAGAGAtgaatacagaaagagagagggggagaggggaggaagagagagagaaagagagagagagaggagaggattgagagagagtgggaggggatggacagagagaaagcaagagagagcagagaaaagagaggagacagagtgagtgaTGTCCATAGGGGTCCCCATACTTACTGGGAATCCCTGACACCAACTTAAGTGGTCGCAGAACCCTGACTGCTCTCAGTGTCCGCAGGTCAAATTCGGAGCCAACCGCCGACAAGAtactaaggagagagggaagaggaaaagaaagagaaagagagagaattagaaaaggagaagaaacagtggacacagtggagacagtagaaacagtggagacagtagaaacagtagaaacagtggagacagtagaaacagtggagacagtagaaacagtagaaacagtggagacagtagaaacagtggagacagtagaaacagtggagacagtagaaacagtagaaacagtggagacagtagaaacagtggaaacagtagaaacagtagaaacagtagaaacaggagacagtagaacagtggagacagtagaaacTGTAGAAACTgtggagacagtagaaacagcGGAGACAGTAGAAATAGTAGAAACAGTGGAAACAGGAGAAACAGTAGAAACAGTGGAAAACAGTATaaatagtggagacagtagaaacagtggagacagtagaaacagtagaaacactggagacaggagaaacagtaggaacagtggagacagtagaaaacagTGGAAAACAGTAGAAACCgtggagacagtagaaacaatgGAAACAGTAGAAACCGtgagacagtagaaacagtaggAACAGTGGAAACAGTAGAAACAGTGGAAAACAGTAGAAACTgtggagacagtagaaacaatgGAAAACAGTAGAAACCGTGGAGATAGTAGaaatagtggagacagtagaaacagtaggAACAGTGGAGACAGTGGCAAACAGTGGAAAAACAGTAGAACCAGTGGAGAGAAACAGTAGGAACAGTGAAACAGTAGAAACAGTGGAAAACAGTAGAAacagtggagacagtagaaacaatgGAAAACAGTAGAAAagacagtagaaacagtggagacagtagaaacagtaggAACAGTGGAGACAGTGGAAAACAGTGAAAACAGTAGAACcagtggagacagtagaaacagtagaAACAGTAGGAACAGTGGAAAACAGTAGAAACAGTGGAAAACAGTAGAAACCGTGGAAACAGTAGGAACAGTGAAAACAGTAGAAACAGTGGAAAACAGTAGAAACAGTGGAAAACAGTAGAAACCAGTAGGAACAGTGGAAACAGTAGAAAACAGTAGAAACAGTGGAAAACAGTAGAAACTgtggagacagtagaaacagtggaAAACAGTAGAAACAGTGGAAAACAGTAGGAACAGTGGAAACAGTAGGAAACAGTGGAAAACAGTAGAAACAGTGGAAAACAGAGAAACTgtggagacagtagaaacagtggaaaacagtagaacagtgagtGCAAGCCATTTCAGCAGAAAACAAACAGTATTTGCGGTATAAAAAGTCATAAAAGCACAGGAACACACGCTGACATGATTGGTCAGTGCTgtctgggatccttgggatgtccctaccctaaaccctgacCTTAAACCTTACCTAACCATATCCacaacccttacctaacccc is drawn from Oncorhynchus gorbuscha isolate QuinsamMale2020 ecotype Even-year unplaced genomic scaffold, OgorEven_v1.0 Un_scaffold_4431, whole genome shotgun sequence and contains these coding sequences:
- the LOC124028553 gene encoding voltage-dependent P/Q-type calcium channel subunit alpha-1A-like → MILATIIANCIVLALEQHLPENDKTPLSERLDDTEPYFIAIFCFESGIKILALGFALHKGSYLRNGWNAMDFVVVLTGILSAVGSEFDLRTLRAVRVLRPLKLVSGIPSLQVVLKSIMKAMIPLLQIGLLLFVAILMFAIIGLEFYMGKFHTTCFDIAT